The following are from one region of the Mannheimia granulomatis genome:
- the xerC gene encoding tyrosine recombinase XerC: MNISNPLFQQTQPYWDFLRIEKQVSPHTLSNYQRQLAAVSELFSQAGIESWEEVESSSVRWMLSQSHRQGLSVKSIGLRLVALRQWFVYLIKVGRMNANPTLGVKSPKVGKHLPKNIDAEQVGQLLTIESDEPSDLRDIAMMELMYSSGLRLSELQGLNLGDMDLSAKEVRVQGKGSKERIVPIGSKALNALHRWLEVRRQFKPQDNSVFLNKRGGRLSHRSIQLVMQKWGERQGLESHLHPHKLRHSFATHMLEASGDLRAVQELLGHSSLSTTQIYTHLDFQHLAKIYDSAHPRARRKKED; this comes from the coding sequence ATGAATATCTCCAACCCACTTTTCCAACAAACTCAGCCCTATTGGGATTTTCTGCGAATTGAAAAGCAGGTGAGTCCGCATACTTTGAGCAACTACCAACGCCAATTAGCCGCGGTGAGCGAGCTTTTTTCACAGGCTGGTATCGAAAGTTGGGAAGAAGTGGAAAGTAGCTCGGTACGTTGGATGTTAAGCCAAAGCCATAGACAGGGCTTGAGTGTGAAAAGTATCGGTTTGCGATTGGTGGCATTAAGACAGTGGTTTGTCTATCTAATTAAGGTTGGGCGAATGAATGCTAATCCGACTCTTGGTGTGAAATCGCCGAAAGTGGGCAAACATTTACCGAAAAATATTGATGCAGAGCAAGTAGGGCAACTTCTTACGATTGAAAGTGATGAGCCAAGCGATCTGCGTGATATAGCGATGATGGAACTGATGTACAGTTCCGGATTACGTTTATCTGAGTTGCAAGGTCTGAATTTAGGCGATATGGATTTATCAGCGAAAGAAGTTCGCGTGCAAGGTAAGGGCAGTAAAGAACGAATTGTGCCGATTGGTTCTAAAGCGTTAAATGCCCTTCACCGTTGGCTTGAGGTGCGGAGGCAGTTTAAGCCTCAAGATAATTCCGTGTTTTTGAATAAGCGGGGAGGGCGTTTATCGCACCGTTCAATTCAGCTGGTGATGCAGAAGTGGGGAGAACGACAGGGGCTGGAAAGCCATTTGCATCCGCATAAATTACGCCATTCTTTTGCTACCCATATGTTGGAAGCGAGCGGTGATTTACGAGCAGTACAAGAGTTGTTAGGACATAGCAGTCTTTCTACTACTCAAATTTACACCCATTTGGATTTTCAACACCTTGCAAAAATTTATGACTCAGCACACCCAAGAGCGAGAAGAAAGAAAGAAGATTAA
- a CDS encoding DUF5377 family protein, with protein sequence MSVKTEVLFSNQWNVRVSDPGFEGSLSHYFETVYITLEAHINDENVQYEFTRKVEDEIKIHRSFTDIDELFEFLGEYLSSVALGNVGVRIGQLCLE encoded by the coding sequence ATGTCAGTAAAAACCGAAGTTTTGTTTAGTAATCAGTGGAATGTGCGAGTGAGCGATCCGGGCTTTGAGGGCTCGTTAAGCCATTATTTTGAGACTGTTTATATTACGCTTGAAGCTCATATTAACGATGAAAATGTTCAATATGAATTTACTCGTAAGGTGGAAGATGAAATAAAAATTCACCGCAGTTTTACTGATATTGATGAATTATTTGAGTTTTTAGGCGAGTATTTAAGTTCTGTTGCACTCGGTAATGTGGGGGTGCGGATTGGTCAATTATGTTTGGAATAA